The Centropristis striata isolate RG_2023a ecotype Rhode Island chromosome 1, C.striata_1.0, whole genome shotgun sequence nucleotide sequence GGTCCTTTTTAAATCTAGATCAGCAGTTCAATGAAATAACTCTTATCATACCAACAATGGGATGAAGTGCGAAAATGTTTCTGATATCaaattgtaacatttaaaatattatgttACTAAACAATAGCCCTCGATAACCAAGACATTATTAATGATTTAGAATACATTTCACCTTGATAAATGACGCTCAAATgtgataaatgtaaaatatacagttagctataaaaatacaaagaagtacagtaatacaaatatatttatttcccaTTTATGATATATCTTTCACAATTGTAATAATCCAAACAATTGTAACACAACACAAAgaccaatgacaaaaaacactgacGGCCAAATGATAAGAAGTTAAACAAACACTAAATTTGATCAAAGATGGACAGCTTTATGGTCAAAGCCATAAATATGTTAGCCTACATTCATGTCAATAACCCTCACTGTGGAGTGAAGGAGTACCTTGACAGTGGTTGATATTCCgcttaaaggaaaaaaaacactgacataaacatgcattttaagaAACATAGTCCAAACCATTGCTCTAAGAATGCTAAAAGCAGAaaataagaattttaaatgGAGATATTAATAATCTGTAAGTGCAATCCATCCAGGCTCAGAGGCAATGGAGGTTGGAGCTGTCCAGATGAAGAGGTGCTGAACAGCAGTCATGCAATGCCGCAGCAGAGAGGTTTGGCTCTGACAGTAACAGCAACAAGTCACTGTTGATCTGTTTACCGACTTTTACAActtatgcatgtttttgcataaagtcagcagcatcagcagcaggcATTAAGGCCGAAGCAGACCTCTCTATTCCTTTCTACTCctcaaaaaaaactgcaatatttGCAAAACCTCTTTTGCCAGGCATTGGCCTGCCAGTCAAACCAACTCAGACATCAACTTGTAGTTAGCTGGCTTATCTTCCAAGACGGAAAGATCCTAATATAGAATGTGTGTACACATAGCCTTGTCTTCAAATTCCCTCGGGAAGAGTGAAAGTCCATGCGCCGGTGGTCACCTGTGgctttatttccattttctccTTCTGTTTCAGGTGTACTCGTCCGTGCCGTTTCCTCTCGTCGCTCCGGGCGAACCGTTTGCCGCAGACGTCGCAGGAGAACGGCTTCTCCCCGGTGTGAGTCCTGGTGTGGGTGGTAAGGTGATCGCTACGGCTGAAACTGCGCAAACAGATGCGGCACTGGAAAGGTTTGTGGCCCGTGTGGATGCGGATGTGCCGGTTGAGCTCGTCCGAGCGAGAGAAGCGCCGGTCGCAGCTCTCCATGGGGCAGGTGAAGGGTTTCTCTTTGGCTGGGCCGTGAGAGGCGGCCGGGCTCTTCCTGGCCCTGGGAGGTTTCGTCGCACGGGTGGTGTAACTTTGGGCGAAAGAATCTGGCAACAAGGAAGAGTACAGGATGGAGTCTATGGTGCTCGGTAAAGCTGGTGATGTGTATAAGGAATCACACTGATTAGATGGCTGTGGAGGCTCGGGGAAGGGTTTCAGGTTGGAGGAGAGGCCCATCGGAGGGGGTGGGAGGTAATTATTGTACAGGGGGCTGGAGTAGCTCTGAGAACAGGTGTCAGAGAAACACGGTTCCTGTTTGATACCTCCCTCCACTTTAAACTCCATCTCTGGGTTGGGACAAATTGGGGGAAATGTATCTAAAAGTTCCTTAACATCCATTTGCTGGTCAGGGGGGAAATCGCTCGACATTGGGAAGGTTTCAGTCTGGAAAGTCGTCTCCAAACAGCCAGATTTATTAAATGTCCCCCACTCGTAGCAGCTGCTTTCAAACTCATTCTTGACCACGACAGGGAAAGAAGCAGCCTCTGACTTTGGTTCATCCTTCTTCTGGTTTGGCGCTCGGGAGGAGCCGAAGCTCAGCTGGGAAGTGGACGGGTCTTGGGCCTGGCTGCCGGCCTGATCATCGGAGTACCTCGGGCACGTCTGGTCTGGAGAGTACACAGGGGGAGTAGGTCCGGAGCAGGTGTAGGATTGCCTTTTGACGCCGGGGTCTCCAAAATTGCCATTGCTGCTGTCCATCGGCGCAGGCGATGGATAAGTTCCCCGGCTGTTGCCGCTGTGTTGCACTTCTGAAAGTGGCAGTGTGGATATACCCACGATCTCAGTGATCATATTGAGAAGTGTTTCGGTGCTGCACGGCGCTCCCTGAGATGCCTCAACATAGAAACTGCCAGAGTAGGCGAGCGATGAGGGGGTGTAGGTGTCTTTTGGGCACTCGCAGGGGTTAAAAGCAAATTCCGAGTTGGAGGCTTCGGTTTTGAGGGTTGCAGGGGTTCCTTCTGTTGAATTAGCAAGAGAGAAAACTTTGTCATCGCGAGTGGTttatatttaagaaatgaatcgCTGAGGAAAAATCAGCGTTACATAAACATTCATGCGTATTTTGGCACCGAAATGGCTTGATAGGATGCCTTAACATGGGCTACACGACAGCGCGGAGAGAGTTATCTCTTCCCTGTGGCACTcatattaaacacatttaaaattatcttGCATGCACATTTATCGACTGTGCAAAGATGCGAACTCACCGTGGCCAAACTGGGCAGGTACCCCCCGCTCTGCATCGACATACACCTCCTGGTTATCTTTCCGCACGCTGTTTTCCATTCCCAGAGAAGAACTGTTGCAATTCTCAAACTGAGGGTAAAAAGAATCTTTCGCATTCAAATCCATATTGTTCAACATACTGATGCACTTAGAAGTCCGTCACTCCCAGGGAAAAAGGTAAAAGGGGGAAAATGTAAAGCAAATTATGCAGATGATTGTTTTCTTTCAACCCCCCTTTTGCTGGTTTTCAACAAATGATCCAAAGTGGTCTGTGTCAAAAGGTGTAAAAAGCAATTAAAGGTATTCCTTTCCGTCTCAGCTCCTCGGTAGGTATTTGCTTGCTGTGGATTTCACATCAGCgacttcccctctctctccttatATACACTTTGGCAGCTCCCTCGGCCCTCCTCCCCATTCATCAGCTCCAGTGAGAGGATTCCCCGCTGCGTGTAAACTTCATGCCCATACATGGACAGAGGATGTGACGGAGTCCCCCCTCCTCTAATCCTCCCTCCTCCCGGACTGGAGAGATGGAGTCTGACGTTGCAACAAGTGGCGACCAGTGCTGGGTGGCGAAACGCTGTAATAATGATGGTATTTCTTTCCACTGAAGCGATttatcatttaaattaaaagcatATTAAAGTAAAGACATTCTGGTTTCTCTTGGTGTCCCGCTCCACTTCTCAGATTATCAACCAGGGGTGGAAGTATCTTAAACGGCGTAGGTTTCTCCACCACCCGCCGAATTACTTTTGACCGTATGAGAGGTAAGAAATGGTAGAAAAGTGGACACCTGGCTGGCTTAATCACTCACAGGAGTGATATATTTCAGTTTGGAGGTAATAAGGCATGCAGCCGCCAGTTCAGCGGGTGTAATGGGAAGGTAACGTAACGAGTAACGTGGCAGATGTCCTCTAAGGGAGTCTCACAGTGCTGAATGAAAATAAGGCAATcagaaattaattattttaaaagtgtaAGTTGGAAACTAAGTCaattttatcatattattattatattcacgGATATACTTATTGGAGGATGTGATACTCTGTATACATATAGGTCAAATAAACCTTATTTGGGGGAAACAGTTTACAAAACAAATTTGCAACAAGCTTGCTCCACACTCAAACTATACGTTTAAactatgaaaatgaaatataatgttatataactCATTATAAGCTATGAATCAGCGCTATACTCATTCTATCACACATTGTACAGAGATATTGAGGTCTTCCTTTTTATGTCATAAAGGAATTAATAAGGGAACACAgataaaatatcataaaacacAATAAGGCTACTAAATAAAGATGCCagaaatatagatatatctCAGAGTACAGTATGAAATCATTAGCTATAAGGCCAATGTTTTTTGAAGGCAACACTGGCGTCCAAGGTCCAGTTCAAGTTTAAACTCCACAAACTCAAGCAACCCGTGAAAGATTATCATCAGAGCTGTAACAGCAGTTGAATAAGAGTTTTATTATTTGCCTGACAGCTGAGATTGCCTGCTCTTTGTAGACCTGACAGCAGACATTGTTGATCTGTGTGATTCAAGGACATGTGGAAACTCATGTGAAGATAATGTAAATCtactaaaagacaaaaagtgtaAGAGCAGCACACTAAAAgatgataaatacaaaaatgaaggCGAAATGGTAAGAACCTGAACAGATATTAAGATATTTTCCTAATTGTGAGGTTGTCTTTGAAGTAaacactaattaattaattaattccttTAAAAGACAAATACAAGAAGAAGTCTGCAGTCCAGTTTAACTAATTTCTCCTCTGACACCTCCCTCTCTATCCGCCTCATATCTGGGCCAGACTGCGTGGCCTACATGTTTTTTAGCAGTTGAACTGAACAACTCTTCCTGGCAGTCCACCGCTTTGATTTACTTTCACaaattctctccctctcttgtgGTCGCTGCAAATTGTGGTCGCTTACACTGCCAGGGCGAATAACTGCAAAGCCCAGTCTAAACGAACCCTTGGCCTTTAAAAGCATTGAAGGGAGTCGATAACACCCCTGAGGTGTTCAGTGGTTGAACCCAACTGTTCACATGACATTTCAACCcccaaagcattttttttttcagtttcgcATCTGTTGCCGGGTGAACTCTGTGGTCACACTTCCTATTACAAAAAGTCAATACTCTTTCAGAGGACGTTGCAGTCTGCAGCAGACCTCTGGCACCGGTTGGAGGTTCAGGACCATGGACAGCGACTCTACAGCAGCATTCAGCCATGTAATCACACATGAACCGGcagcacacaaacactttaGTTTTCCCTTTACATTTAGTCGTTCCTGTGAGTCTGTGTTCATGTGAATGTCATCAAATCCACCCAGGCACAATATAGGAAACAATGATATTGCATTCGTAGCTATATCAAGGTGTTTATTCCcttgctcttaaaaataaatattttactttgaccactttttttgtaacttaatACTTGAATAACACTACATTTATAGGGCAATGTACCATTTACTCCACAATGCAAACAAACAGCTTGAATCATTCGTTTTTTTCATTGAGATTTTACACACAGAACGGATAATATCCAgcatttgtattaaaaaagtcagAAACCTGCATAAGGTTGTTAAAATTAACTCCACCATGACCAACTACACCAATAATCACTGCACGGTTTGTGTATGAAATTtcataatctaataataaaacactgacaggTGCTGTGTTGCATAGGGTGGCATtactgctacacacacacacacacacacacacacactagggctGTCGCAATATCTAATCTCCAGTTCACCAATCTCATGTCTAAAAGAATACACAATGACAATACTACCACAATATCTACAGAAAATTTCCAGGGGAAAAATGCTATCGGTCAAAATAATCATTAACTTAAATTAACTGTAAATGTTCTATTTTTGTCACATAAATAACACTCAAAATATGAGTGTTGTTAGGGGAAGAAAAAGTCTTTAACCATGACTGTACAGTagcatggagaaaaaaagaacaattacaCTATTGGATATAGTGAAAAGGAAACCAGATGAACTGAAACTCCACAAGGCCAACCATCTGCCGTCAGTACTACAGAGATGATTTAAGAGGCGGTGAATTttaattttagatatttttaaatgtgtattaataacattaatgtCTATAtgtctataaatatatatatgtgtttatgcatatgtgtgtaCGCAAGCAAGAATACTTGAAACCTTGAAATGGCTAAATGAACAATAGCTATGGAAAATCACTATATTCACTGTACTGAAAAGGTTCCTGTGAGCTCAGCGCTCAGGCCATTTGAATAGTATCTGAGTGAGATTTGTTATGGACAAGATTAACTGAAGATAAGAAAGCTTGTGGGCTATATGGAATAAAACCTATTGTGACTACTGCAGCACAAAAGCAAAGAGGCTATTAGACATAATACACAGCCTGCTTATACTAGACTACTCAAATTTAATGTTATCTCCTTCAATGCTGAAGGAGAAGTGGAAAATGTATCAAAGGATCTCTGAGTCGCTGCCCTGTCATCTTTTTAAGGTAGTGTATGATAATAGCATATAAGCTCTTTCATTGCAGCAGTGACATTCTCCTGAACAAATCGTTTTCACCTCAGATGTGCACTCTAATTCTAGGCCCAGAGATGTTTAGCTTTGAGGAACTGCCTCCAAGTAATCCAGAGTCTATTAAAACCAATCTGATCACACAGAGTTCAGATCACGGGATGCTGTTATGATAACTGCAGTGTGGCTAACCTCTCTCCTCCAGAAAATGCCACAGCACAGGGACTAAGTAATGGATTTATGTAATGTTAGCACTTACTGACATTATAGCGCAGGGGTAACTCCATACCTGTGAAAGTTAAATGAAAGCCTTTGTTTTATTCCTTTTACATCTGAGACACAAAATGCTTGTGTTTCTCAGGGAATGGTGTGGTAGGCTAAGAAAAAGAATGTGGAGCAATACAAAGTTGCCTCCGTGTTTTAACAAGGATATTGACTTCAAAAGGGGTTCAAAGTACTGGCTAAGGAAAGAAGATGAAACATTGCTTTAATGAAAGGATATTTTGGCACCTCTATTGAGTGGCTCACTTCAGTAAAGCACAAGTGGAATGCTTTAATATAGTGCTGACCTGAAAAAGGCTCAACGTGcagtatgtcttttttaatttagcaAATGTGTCAATTTGTCTGTCCACATAAGGAAACAAATTAAATCAGTTTATCTATGTATGTATCTATATATAAAACCATTCATTTATCTGTCTATCATATTACTCAATCACTTAGTTATCTTATTTGCCGAATGATACTAGAATCATGATGAGAACTTACATATGACCTGCACATATGCAGACAAATCTTATtttaacaagacaaaacaatagtctacacacatacaaatggcACTAGGGGGCTGGCCTTTGAACTAAATGCAAATATCCGCAAGCTAACATGCTCATAATGACaatgttaacatgtttatgttatGTTGACCATATTGACCATCTTAGTttagtgtgttagcatgctaacgtttgCTAATTAGCATTAAACACAATTTACAGCTGAGGCAGGTGGGAATGTCCTCAGTTTGGCAGGTAAACAACAAATTAGGACCTTGCGCCACAGAGGGTAAAAACAGGAGAAGCCATCTTGtctaaaagcaataaaatcttGTCTGtaggggcgttcccggtggcacacctggtagagcgcacaCCACAGGGGCATTGccctcgtgagcgggcggcccgggtttgaatccggctgggagccctttcccgcatgtcttcccctctgtctccccctttcactctctgtaCTGCCAATAAAAAAGCTACAAAtgcccacaaaaaaaaaaaaaaaaaaatcttgtctgTAACTGCTGAAGTTACAATAACTGGCGAACTCATAGAGTACTCATAGAGCACCTTGGTTCTGTCTGGCTGAGCACAGCCAATGAGCACCTGAGCAGAAACCAACCCTCTATTTCACACATCCCATGTTGTAACTTACCAAAATCACAGCTTCAGTTACATTGCACATGTGTTGTACCCCAATGAAGT carries:
- the LOC131960242 gene encoding early growth response protein 1-B: MLNNMDLNAKDSFYPQFENCNSSSLGMENSVRKDNQEVYVDAERGVPAQFGHEGTPATLKTEASNSEFAFNPCECPKDTYTPSSLAYSGSFYVEASQGAPCSTETLLNMITEIVGISTLPLSEVQHSGNSRGTYPSPAPMDSSNGNFGDPGVKRQSYTCSGPTPPVYSPDQTCPRYSDDQAGSQAQDPSTSQLSFGSSRAPNQKKDEPKSEAASFPVVVKNEFESSCYEWGTFNKSGCLETTFQTETFPMSSDFPPDQQMDVKELLDTFPPICPNPEMEFKVEGGIKQEPCFSDTCSQSYSSPLYNNYLPPPPMGLSSNLKPFPEPPQPSNQCDSLYTSPALPSTIDSILYSSLLPDSFAQSYTTRATKPPRARKSPAASHGPAKEKPFTCPMESCDRRFSRSDELNRHIRIHTGHKPFQCRICLRSFSRSDHLTTHTRTHTGEKPFSCDVCGKRFARSDERKRHGRVHLKQKEKMEIKPQVTTGAWTFTLPEGI